Proteins co-encoded in one Streptomyces sp. SLBN-31 genomic window:
- a CDS encoding Ku protein translates to MPRTIWSGAISFGLVTVPIHVTSATEHHAIQFHQYHLEDMGRVRVRKFCELEDREVSSAEIGKGYEFAKDQVVPISDRELSNLPLPTAKAIEIAAFVPLESIDPIQIGEGYYLAPDGTVAGKPYKLLVQALGRSSKVAVAKYAWSGRERLGLLRVREDALVLHAMRWPDEIRDPAEIVPPPVEVDEDEIKGALALVDTMTREDLDDEEFHDTYTEALAKVIEAKRGDQPLPEAPETEEQPGKVLDLMAALQESVQKARTSRGETGDADVHDLSTAKKSPAKKTAKKTPAKKTATKTASKSTTAKKAAKKTAARKPRSA, encoded by the coding sequence ATGCCCCGAACGATCTGGTCAGGTGCGATCAGCTTCGGTCTCGTGACCGTGCCCATCCACGTCACGTCCGCGACCGAGCATCATGCGATCCAGTTCCACCAGTACCACCTGGAGGACATGGGGCGGGTGCGGGTGCGGAAGTTCTGTGAGCTGGAGGACCGTGAGGTCTCGAGCGCGGAGATCGGCAAGGGTTACGAGTTCGCGAAGGACCAGGTCGTCCCGATCAGTGACCGGGAGCTGAGCAACCTGCCGCTGCCCACGGCGAAGGCGATCGAGATCGCCGCGTTCGTGCCGCTGGAGTCGATCGACCCGATCCAGATCGGCGAGGGCTACTACCTGGCACCGGATGGCACGGTGGCGGGCAAGCCCTACAAGCTGCTGGTGCAGGCACTGGGCCGGTCCAGCAAGGTGGCGGTCGCCAAGTACGCATGGTCCGGGCGGGAGCGTCTGGGGCTGCTGCGGGTGCGTGAGGACGCGCTGGTGCTGCACGCGATGCGGTGGCCGGACGAGATCCGTGATCCTGCCGAGATCGTCCCGCCGCCGGTGGAGGTGGACGAAGACGAGATCAAGGGTGCGCTGGCGCTGGTGGACACGATGACGCGCGAGGACCTGGACGATGAGGAGTTCCACGACACCTACACGGAGGCGCTGGCGAAGGTGATCGAGGCGAAGCGGGGAGACCAGCCGCTGCCCGAAGCCCCGGAGACGGAAGAGCAGCCGGGGAAGGTGCTGGACCTGATGGCCGCCTTGCAGGAGTCGGTGCAAAAGGCGCGCACCTCCCGTGGCGAGACGGGCGACGCCGACGTCCACGACCTGTCGACGGCGAAGAAGAGCCCGGCCAAGAAGACCGCGAAGAAGACGCCCGCCAAGAAGACGGCGACGAAGACCGCCTCGAAGTCGACCACCGCCAAGAAGGCGGCGAAGAAAACGGCCGCTCGTAAGCCGCGCAGCGCGTGA
- a CDS encoding nuclear transport factor 2 family protein translates to MTPASRRLLRTEAGEKHVDHPQRTEAKDIDIMAHIQTAQPPKAAQAGITEWRRIVAELDWDRLPQLLAENVTYRSPADYEPYQGKDTMSAILRVVFDLMEDFTYLRHFGSGTGYVLEFSTRVGDARLSGADFVEFDADGKITDFMVMMRPAGAVQILASQAATRMAAG, encoded by the coding sequence ATGACGCCCGCTTCGCGTCGCCTCCTCCGTACGGAAGCCGGCGAGAAGCACGTCGACCACCCGCAGCGAACCGAAGCGAAAGACATCGACATCATGGCTCACATACAGACGGCCCAGCCGCCCAAGGCGGCACAGGCTGGAATCACGGAGTGGCGACGCATCGTCGCGGAGCTGGACTGGGACCGGCTCCCCCAACTGCTCGCGGAGAACGTCACGTACCGCTCTCCAGCAGATTACGAGCCGTACCAGGGCAAAGACACGATGTCGGCGATCCTGCGCGTCGTGTTCGACCTCATGGAGGATTTCACCTACCTGCGGCACTTCGGCAGCGGAACGGGCTACGTTTTGGAGTTCAGCACCCGCGTCGGCGACGCACGCCTGTCCGGCGCCGACTTCGTCGAGTTCGACGCCGACGGCAAGATCACCGACTTCATGGTGATGATGCGCCCCGCCGGCGCGGTGCAGATCCTTGCATCGCAAGCGGCCACGCGCATGGCCGCCGGCTGA
- the tal gene encoding transaldolase: protein MNENLDRLTAQGVAIWLDDLSRERLAGGGLADLVREHRVVGITSNPTIFAKAIRSGDRYDEQIGDLTRRWVRVEEAVRLLTAFDVRWACDVLRPVYEASDGMDGRVSIEVDPRVAHDTAATIAEARALWWLVDRPNLFVKIPATQKSLQAISTALAEGISINVTLIFSLDRYDQVLRAFLDGMAQAHAAGRDLASIASVASFFVSRVDTEVDSRLDKIGTREARALRGQAAIANARLAYQHFERAAASQQWQALAAAGMRPQRPLWASTGVKDPSYADTRYVTELVAPSVVNTMPEQTLRAVADHGRIQGDTIHGTYPAARQVLDDLKAVGVSYDDVVRALEDEGIAKFTASGTDLFRNLDTVLNTKRDAA, encoded by the coding sequence ATGAATGAGAACCTGGACCGGCTGACCGCCCAGGGCGTGGCGATCTGGCTCGATGATCTGAGCCGGGAACGGCTTGCCGGCGGGGGACTCGCCGACCTGGTGCGCGAGCACCGGGTGGTCGGCATCACCAGCAACCCGACGATCTTCGCCAAGGCGATCCGTTCCGGTGACCGCTACGACGAGCAGATCGGTGATCTGACCCGGCGCTGGGTGCGGGTGGAGGAGGCCGTGCGGTTGCTGACCGCATTCGACGTGCGCTGGGCCTGCGACGTGCTACGCCCGGTGTATGAGGCCAGTGACGGGATGGACGGAAGGGTGTCCATTGAAGTGGATCCGCGCGTCGCCCACGACACCGCGGCGACGATTGCCGAGGCGCGCGCCCTGTGGTGGCTGGTGGACCGGCCGAACCTCTTCGTGAAGATCCCCGCCACCCAGAAGAGCCTGCAGGCGATCAGCACGGCGCTCGCGGAGGGCATCAGCATCAACGTGACACTGATCTTCTCCCTGGACCGCTACGACCAGGTGCTCCGGGCCTTCCTGGACGGCATGGCCCAGGCGCACGCAGCCGGACGTGATCTGGCATCCATCGCGTCGGTCGCCTCGTTCTTCGTCAGCCGGGTGGACACCGAGGTCGACAGCCGACTGGACAAGATCGGCACGCGCGAGGCCCGAGCCCTGCGCGGACAGGCCGCGATCGCCAACGCACGCCTGGCCTACCAGCACTTTGAGCGGGCCGCTGCCTCCCAGCAGTGGCAGGCGCTGGCCGCGGCCGGCATGCGCCCGCAACGCCCGCTATGGGCCTCCACCGGGGTGAAGGACCCCTCCTACGCCGACACCCGCTACGTCACCGAACTGGTGGCGCCCAGCGTGGTCAACACGATGCCGGAACAGACCCTGCGCGCGGTCGCCGACCACGGCCGTATCCAGGGCGACACCATCCACGGCACCTATCCGGCAGCCCGCCAGGTACTGGACGACCTCAAGGCCGTCGGCGTGTCCTACGACGACGTGGTGCGAGCGCTGGAGGACGAGGGCATCGCCAAGTTCACGGCGTCCGGGACCGACCTGTTCAGGAACCTGGACACCGTGCTGAACACCAAGCGCGACGCCGCCTGA
- a CDS encoding response regulator transcription factor, protein MTEAGVLICDAQELMRAGLRGVVDSQADLTVVGEAGDGETAVAQALALRPDLVVMGVRMPCLDGISATAQVRAELPGTHVLVLSACDRDEYAYAALRAGASGFLVKDASAAEMLVALRGVLRGDTMIAPSVTRRLIDRYITGTVAPLTDARLDTLTDREREVLGLVGRGLSNVEIAEKLFLGETTVKTHVARILTKLHIRDRIQAVVVAYESGLVRPGG, encoded by the coding sequence ATGACAGAGGCCGGCGTACTGATCTGTGACGCCCAGGAGTTGATGCGGGCCGGCCTGCGCGGGGTGGTCGACAGCCAGGCGGACCTCACGGTCGTCGGCGAGGCCGGGGACGGCGAGACGGCTGTGGCGCAGGCACTCGCTCTGCGCCCGGACCTCGTCGTCATGGGGGTGCGGATGCCGTGTCTGGACGGCATCTCGGCGACCGCGCAGGTGCGCGCCGAACTGCCCGGGACACACGTACTGGTGCTCAGTGCCTGTGACCGCGACGAGTACGCGTACGCGGCGCTGCGTGCCGGAGCGAGTGGCTTCCTCGTCAAGGACGCCTCGGCCGCCGAGATGCTCGTCGCCCTCCGCGGCGTGCTGCGCGGCGACACGATGATCGCCCCGTCGGTGACGCGGCGGCTCATCGACCGGTACATCACCGGCACCGTCGCTCCGCTCACCGACGCACGCCTCGACACACTGACCGACCGCGAGCGGGAGGTACTGGGTCTGGTCGGCCGCGGGCTGAGCAACGTGGAGATCGCCGAGAAGCTGTTCCTCGGCGAGACCACAGTCAAGACCCACGTAGCCCGGATTCTCACCAAACTGCACATCCGTGATCGCATACAGGCCGTCGTCGTTGCCTACGAGAGCGGGCTGGTTCGTCCTGGTGGATGA
- a CDS encoding enoyl-CoA hydratase/isomerase family protein — protein sequence MTQHSMFSIETVAPKIRKVTFSNPPVNVVGADTVTQLVDVVDELSRDEQVQVVIFDSATPGYFFNHADLGQVPELLALNSADGTPTWVDLVTSLTSAPFVSIASIRGRTRGGGDEITLAFDLRYASREEAFFCQPEVAIGIVPGGGGSDRLSRLLGRDRALEAILTSQDFDADTAERYGWVTRAVADAELDNLVSGVAARIASFDKQSVLAAKAQINRSTLPPVADLRASWAEFAESVNWPGFQARVPQLGKAIAEIGLEEIEQNLGHYAGLINDTGISAVHSR from the coding sequence ATGACGCAGCACAGCATGTTCAGTATCGAGACAGTGGCGCCGAAGATCCGCAAGGTCACCTTCTCGAATCCGCCGGTGAACGTCGTCGGTGCGGACACCGTTACTCAACTGGTCGACGTCGTCGATGAACTGAGCCGGGACGAGCAGGTCCAGGTCGTCATTTTCGACAGCGCGACGCCCGGATACTTCTTCAACCACGCCGATCTCGGCCAGGTGCCCGAACTCCTGGCGCTGAACAGCGCCGACGGGACGCCGACGTGGGTCGACCTGGTAACGAGCCTGACCAGTGCCCCGTTCGTCAGCATCGCTTCCATCCGCGGGCGGACCAGGGGCGGCGGGGACGAGATCACCCTGGCCTTCGACCTGCGCTACGCCAGCCGTGAGGAGGCGTTCTTCTGCCAGCCCGAGGTCGCGATCGGCATCGTCCCCGGCGGTGGCGGCAGCGACCGTCTGTCCCGGCTGCTGGGGCGGGACCGGGCTCTCGAAGCGATTCTCACCAGCCAGGACTTCGACGCCGATACGGCCGAGCGGTACGGGTGGGTGACCCGGGCCGTCGCCGACGCCGAACTCGACAACCTCGTGAGCGGCGTGGCAGCGCGCATCGCCTCGTTCGACAAGCAGTCCGTCCTGGCCGCCAAGGCACAGATCAACCGGTCGACCCTGCCGCCGGTGGCCGATCTGCGCGCGTCCTGGGCGGAGTTCGCGGAATCGGTCAACTGGCCGGGGTTCCAGGCGCGCGTGCCGCAGCTCGGAAAGGCCATCGCCGAGATCGGTCTTGAGGAGATCGAGCAGAACCTGGGCCACTACGCCGGCCTCATCAACGACACAGGCATAAGCGCCGTCCACTCGCGATGA
- a CDS encoding alpha/beta fold hydrolase has translation MSTYLADAAENLTVEGPSATFTYRRLGPTGGTLLILLNRVRGTLDWWDPELLDHLAAEHDVIVFDNVGTGYTTGTPRDSVEGLAEGAVEFIEALGLTEVDLLGWTLGGTVAQHITRTRPDLVRRLVVAAANPGGTVPGAPDPNPKVRATMTKPEVTGDDLVFLFFPETDTGRAAGYAHLARVATRLATGVPEVSEAAATGQITAIGKDAAIAFEQVRADLESISRPVLYATGMQDAMIPALAAYTAVQHLPNATLVAYSDAGHAFLFQHAKDFAGQVTAFLAD, from the coding sequence ATGAGCACCTACCTGGCAGACGCGGCCGAGAACCTCACCGTCGAAGGTCCTTCCGCGACGTTCACCTACCGGCGCCTCGGCCCGACTGGCGGTACCCTGCTAATCCTTCTGAACCGGGTCCGGGGAACCCTCGACTGGTGGGACCCGGAGCTCCTGGACCACCTGGCCGCCGAGCACGACGTGATCGTGTTCGACAACGTCGGCACCGGTTACACCACCGGCACCCCCCGGGACTCCGTTGAGGGACTCGCCGAGGGCGCCGTCGAGTTCATCGAGGCCCTCGGCCTCACGGAGGTCGACCTGCTCGGCTGGACGCTGGGCGGCACCGTAGCCCAGCACATCACCCGCACCCGGCCTGACCTGGTCCGCAGGCTGGTCGTGGCCGCCGCCAACCCCGGCGGCACGGTGCCCGGCGCCCCGGACCCGAACCCGAAGGTGCGGGCCACCATGACCAAGCCCGAGGTCACGGGGGACGACCTGGTGTTCCTGTTCTTCCCGGAGACGGACACCGGGCGCGCCGCCGGGTACGCCCACCTCGCCAGGGTGGCCACCCGGCTGGCCACCGGCGTTCCCGAGGTGTCCGAGGCGGCGGCCACGGGCCAGATCACCGCGATCGGGAAAGACGCGGCGATTGCCTTCGAGCAGGTGCGAGCGGACCTGGAGAGCATCAGCCGGCCCGTCCTGTACGCGACCGGCATGCAGGACGCGATGATCCCCGCGCTGGCCGCCTACACCGCCGTCCAGCACCTTCCCAACGCCACCCTCGTCGCCTACAGCGACGCCGGCCACGCCTTCCTCTTCCAGCACGCCAAGGATTTCGCCGGCCAGGTGACGGCCTTCCTCGCCGACTGA
- a CDS encoding class I SAM-dependent methyltransferase, with product MSIMREFLRRPRLTGAIAPSSSTLAQAMTSGLGLDHAEVVVELGPGTGAITGAILRRLAPGARLVAVELNPVFARRLTDRYQDSAVEMVQGSAEDLATLVPYPVDVIVSGLPWTVMPHERQRRILDAAAGSLAPSGRFSTFAYVHAAWTPPARRFAAELAARFSTVERSRVVWPNVPPAYVHRAALPCHKRPPTTASGNTLTTPP from the coding sequence ATGTCGATCATGCGGGAGTTCCTGCGCCGCCCCCGACTCACCGGTGCGATCGCTCCCAGTTCCTCCACCCTCGCTCAGGCCATGACCTCCGGACTCGGCCTGGACCACGCCGAAGTCGTCGTGGAGCTGGGGCCCGGCACCGGCGCGATCACCGGGGCCATCCTGCGGCGGCTGGCTCCGGGGGCGCGGCTGGTGGCGGTCGAACTGAACCCGGTGTTCGCCCGCCGGCTCACGGACCGATATCAGGACAGCGCCGTCGAGATGGTCCAGGGTTCGGCCGAGGACCTGGCGACGCTCGTCCCGTATCCGGTCGACGTCATCGTGTCCGGTCTGCCGTGGACCGTCATGCCGCACGAGCGGCAGCGCCGGATCCTCGACGCGGCGGCCGGCTCACTCGCCCCGAGCGGTCGGTTCAGCACCTTCGCCTACGTCCACGCGGCGTGGACACCGCCGGCCCGACGGTTCGCCGCCGAGCTGGCCGCGCGATTCTCCACCGTCGAGCGCAGTCGGGTGGTGTGGCCGAACGTCCCGCCGGCGTACGTACACCGCGCCGCCCTGCCCTGTCACAAAAGGCCGCCGACGACAGCCTCCGGAAACACCTTGACAACGCCCCCCTGA
- a CDS encoding low temperature requirement protein A, translating into MELTSNPSRREVTPLELFFDLVYVFAIGQLSHQLLAHPTWTGAAQTLVLYLAVYAAWAYTTWAVTLVPAEDPRTRRMLLAVMLVGLFMNAAIPRAFNDAGWVFVATFLLIHIGRTVWLLGVGLDEVNQEHFVRVLIWFIAAAPLWLTGAAVGGGARLAWWAAATLVELAGTWTAHPLPGRRLQSRQVGFAGGHLLERGRLFMIIALGETVMTTGTALTAAPHEPMTLLTAGVALTGTIALFWLFFSRSERVVRHYERTEDPMRAGRSGVISLMASVTGLIAAAVADERVIAHPVEHAGLTTNLLLFGGPALFIATQTWHGANLFDDLHWSRLLALSALVIAGMLTLAATTYLAAVVAAAIIVALAALEERRPTGDAHARPAP; encoded by the coding sequence GTGGAGTTGACCAGTAATCCGTCGCGCCGGGAGGTCACGCCGCTGGAGTTGTTCTTCGACCTGGTCTACGTGTTCGCGATCGGGCAGCTGTCGCATCAGCTGCTGGCGCACCCGACGTGGACCGGCGCGGCCCAGACGCTCGTGCTCTACCTCGCGGTCTACGCGGCGTGGGCGTACACCACCTGGGCGGTCACCCTCGTCCCGGCCGAGGACCCGCGAACCCGGCGGATGCTGCTGGCGGTCATGCTCGTCGGGCTGTTCATGAACGCCGCGATCCCACGCGCCTTCAACGACGCCGGGTGGGTCTTCGTCGCCACCTTCCTGCTGATTCACATCGGCCGGACGGTATGGCTGCTCGGGGTGGGCCTTGATGAGGTCAACCAGGAGCACTTCGTTCGCGTACTGATCTGGTTCATCGCGGCCGCACCCCTGTGGCTGACCGGCGCGGCGGTCGGCGGCGGCGCGCGGCTGGCGTGGTGGGCCGCGGCGACCCTGGTCGAGTTGGCGGGCACCTGGACCGCGCATCCCTTGCCCGGCCGCAGGCTTCAGTCCCGGCAGGTCGGCTTCGCCGGCGGCCATCTGCTGGAACGCGGCCGCCTGTTCATGATCATCGCGTTGGGCGAGACGGTGATGACCACCGGCACCGCACTCACCGCGGCGCCGCACGAGCCGATGACCCTTCTGACCGCAGGCGTGGCGCTCACCGGCACGATCGCGTTGTTCTGGCTGTTCTTCAGTCGCTCCGAACGTGTCGTGCGCCACTACGAGCGGACCGAAGACCCGATGCGGGCCGGGCGCAGCGGTGTCATCAGCCTCATGGCCTCCGTCACCGGGTTGATCGCCGCCGCTGTGGCCGACGAACGCGTCATCGCCCACCCCGTGGAGCACGCCGGCCTCACCACGAACCTGCTGCTGTTCGGCGGGCCGGCCCTCTTCATCGCCACGCAGACCTGGCACGGGGCCAACCTGTTCGACGACCTGCACTGGTCACGGCTGCTCGCCCTGTCCGCTCTGGTCATCGCAGGCATGCTCACGCTGGCGGCCACCACGTACCTGGCGGCGGTCGTCGCCGCGGCGATCATCGTCGCACTGGCCGCGCTCGAAGAACGCCGTCCGACCGGCGACGCGCATGCGAGGCCGGCCCCCTGA
- a CDS encoding metalloregulator ArsR/SmtB family transcription factor: MFVDDSNEVRDADVSAIAALDEPTRRRLYDHVVRQPDPVGRDEAAAALGLARQTAAFHLDRLADESLLDVVYERRSGRAGPGAGRPAKLYRRSAKQIAVSLPDRRYELAGRLLAQSVEESGSTGAPVQEVLHRRAEELGRVLGEPGRASLFDLLERYGFEPRHGEGAIVLGNCPFHSLAREYTQTVCGMNLHLLRGVLHGLGECGYAACLSPSPGRCCVRLEPVA; encoded by the coding sequence GTGTTCGTGGACGACTCAAACGAAGTACGCGACGCCGATGTCTCCGCCATCGCCGCTCTGGATGAGCCGACGCGCAGGAGGCTGTACGACCATGTGGTGCGCCAGCCGGACCCGGTCGGCCGGGACGAGGCAGCCGCCGCGCTCGGTTTGGCGCGGCAGACCGCGGCGTTCCATCTCGACCGCCTGGCCGATGAGTCCCTGCTCGACGTGGTCTATGAGCGGCGTAGCGGGCGGGCGGGTCCGGGGGCGGGGCGGCCCGCCAAGCTGTACCGGCGTTCGGCGAAACAGATCGCGGTCAGCCTGCCGGACCGGCGTTACGAGCTCGCCGGGCGGCTCCTGGCACAGTCGGTGGAGGAATCCGGCTCAACCGGTGCGCCGGTGCAGGAGGTGCTGCACCGCAGGGCCGAAGAGCTCGGCAGGGTGTTGGGCGAGCCGGGCAGGGCAAGTCTTTTCGATCTGCTGGAGCGCTACGGGTTCGAGCCGCGGCACGGAGAAGGCGCCATCGTGCTCGGCAACTGTCCCTTCCACTCCCTGGCCCGTGAGTACACGCAGACGGTCTGCGGCATGAACCTGCATCTGCTGCGCGGTGTCCTTCACGGACTGGGCGAGTGCGGGTACGCAGCCTGTCTGTCGCCCAGCCCCGGCCGGTGCTGTGTCCGGTTGGAGCCGGTCGCCTGA
- a CDS encoding PaaI family thioesterase, whose product MLQSFGKGTLPPPPATATLAIELGEVEPGRTVFELTPAEWHYNALGTVHGGVLATLADNALGAAVYSRLPAGTGYTTQGVNVTFLRPVTVDTGRIRCEGTALHIGRRTAYATATITDLTGRLLAHATTSCQIFPIGGHQLARISQHAARGTDPTA is encoded by the coding sequence GTGCTGCAGAGCTTCGGCAAGGGAACGCTGCCGCCACCTCCGGCCACAGCGACCCTCGCCATCGAGCTCGGCGAGGTCGAACCGGGCCGCACCGTGTTCGAGCTGACCCCCGCGGAGTGGCACTACAACGCGCTGGGCACCGTCCACGGCGGCGTCCTCGCCACCCTCGCCGACAACGCGCTGGGCGCCGCCGTCTACAGCCGCCTCCCAGCCGGAACCGGCTACACCACGCAGGGCGTCAACGTCACCTTCCTGCGCCCGGTCACCGTCGACACCGGCCGTATCCGCTGCGAAGGCACCGCCCTCCACATCGGTCGGCGCACCGCTTACGCCACCGCCACCATCACCGACCTCACCGGGAGGCTGCTCGCCCACGCCACCACCAGTTGCCAGATCTTCCCGATCGGCGGTCACCAGCTGGCGCGCATCAGTCAGCACGCCGCCCGGGGCACCGACCCGACCGCCTGA
- a CDS encoding MFS transporter: MAVLVVMFYNNVQHLNALDTSWRMLPLFGVYIVSAYLTGRAIRRTGFKAPLTLGLLLCALAVLGLTTIGPDTPYNRVWPLFVLFGAACGLVVAPSTAAALVSVAPERAGMASGAVNTARQVGAVMGTALLGSLFTSRVAADLPHELAAHGVPFAARASVEAAVASGSTGTRPLSSAGRAAIESAFTAGIHVGLAVTAAVFLAAAVPALTAVHNRPHQNGTPMSTTTTTAS; encoded by the coding sequence GTGGCCGTCCTCGTCGTGATGTTCTACAACAACGTCCAGCACCTGAACGCGCTGGACACCAGCTGGCGGATGCTTCCGCTGTTCGGCGTCTATATCGTCTCGGCCTACCTCACCGGCCGAGCGATCCGCCGTACCGGCTTCAAGGCGCCCCTGACGCTCGGCCTGCTGCTCTGCGCTCTCGCTGTCCTGGGGCTGACCACGATCGGTCCGGACACCCCCTACAACCGGGTGTGGCCGCTGTTCGTCCTGTTCGGGGCCGCCTGCGGCCTGGTCGTTGCGCCCAGTACAGCCGCCGCGCTGGTCAGTGTGGCTCCCGAACGTGCGGGCATGGCCTCCGGCGCGGTCAACACCGCCCGGCAGGTCGGTGCAGTCATGGGCACCGCACTGCTCGGCTCGCTGTTCACCAGCCGCGTCGCCGCGGACCTGCCGCACGAGCTCGCCGCCCACGGCGTCCCCTTTGCCGCCCGGGCTTCCGTCGAGGCGGCCGTCGCCTCCGGGAGCACCGGAACCCGACCGCTGTCCAGCGCCGGCCGCGCGGCGATCGAGAGCGCCTTCACCGCCGGCATACACGTCGGCCTGGCCGTCACCGCCGCCGTGTTCCTCGCCGCCGCCGTGCCGGCCCTGACCGCCGTACACAACCGCCCCCACCAGAACGGAACACCCATGTCCACTACCACGACCACCGCCTCGTGA
- a CDS encoding TetR/AcrR family transcriptional regulator gives MGRALRADAERSVRAILEAAERVLAQDANASMEQIAEAAGLTRITVHRRFANRQALLEALAVSAKQQLIDAIEEARPDAAPALVALYRVTANVLRVKSAWRFTLSHATAHTEAAAALWGEINAHTVKLLTRAQHEGLLAPDTDLEWTGQVYYALMSEALNRPGADQDPAAQDPDTLATLVIDTLLHGAGPHD, from the coding sequence ATGGGTCGAGCACTGCGGGCAGATGCCGAGCGCAGTGTGCGCGCGATCCTGGAGGCGGCCGAGCGAGTCCTCGCCCAGGACGCGAATGCTTCGATGGAGCAGATCGCCGAGGCTGCGGGGCTGACCAGGATCACGGTGCACCGGCGGTTCGCGAACAGGCAGGCACTCCTGGAGGCGCTCGCCGTGTCCGCGAAGCAGCAGCTCATCGACGCCATCGAGGAGGCTCGCCCCGACGCCGCTCCCGCCCTCGTCGCCCTGTATCGGGTGACCGCGAACGTGCTGCGGGTAAAGAGCGCCTGGCGCTTCACCCTCAGCCACGCCACGGCTCACACCGAAGCGGCCGCTGCCCTCTGGGGCGAGATCAACGCCCACACCGTCAAGCTCTTGACCCGCGCACAACACGAGGGACTCCTCGCCCCGGACACGGATCTGGAATGGACGGGGCAGGTGTACTACGCCCTGATGAGCGAAGCACTCAACAGGCCCGGCGCCGACCAGGACCCTGCCGCGCAGGATCCGGACACGCTGGCCACACTCGTCATCGACACACTGCTGCACGGCGCCGGACCACACGACTGA
- a CDS encoding oxidoreductase has product MTTTRPVALVTGASSGIGKAAALALAAAGYEVVGTSRNTAHVSALKGVTFLDLDVTSDISVTAAVAEVMDRFGRIDVLVNNAGIGSAGAAEESSAAQAQGLFDINVFGVIRMTNAVLPYMRGQRSGRIINISSIVGFMPQPYMAAYAASKHAVEGYSESVDHEVREYGVRVLLVEPAWTNTAFDAASVRPDHPLDVYAHQRHIFEEYMAGAVKDGDDPAVVAKEIVAAATDAKPKLRYTAGGITGRVRAMRRIVPTRMFDQQLRKLNRLPAA; this is encoded by the coding sequence ATGACGACAACACGGCCGGTAGCCCTCGTGACGGGTGCTTCCTCCGGCATCGGGAAGGCGGCCGCCCTCGCGCTGGCCGCGGCGGGCTACGAGGTGGTCGGCACCAGCCGCAACACCGCGCACGTCAGCGCCCTCAAGGGCGTGACTTTCCTCGACCTCGACGTGACCAGCGACATCTCAGTGACCGCCGCGGTCGCAGAGGTCATGGACCGGTTCGGGCGGATCGACGTCCTGGTCAACAACGCGGGCATCGGTTCGGCGGGCGCCGCCGAGGAAAGCTCCGCCGCGCAGGCGCAAGGCCTGTTCGACATCAACGTCTTCGGCGTCATCCGCATGACGAACGCCGTCCTGCCGTACATGCGCGGCCAGCGCAGCGGACGCATCATCAACATCTCGTCCATCGTCGGGTTCATGCCGCAGCCCTACATGGCGGCCTACGCGGCTTCCAAGCACGCCGTCGAGGGCTACTCGGAGTCCGTCGACCACGAGGTCCGCGAGTACGGCGTGCGGGTACTGCTCGTCGAACCCGCCTGGACCAACACCGCGTTCGACGCGGCCAGCGTGCGTCCCGACCACCCCCTGGACGTCTACGCCCACCAGCGCCACATCTTCGAGGAGTACATGGCCGGCGCGGTCAAGGACGGCGACGACCCCGCCGTCGTCGCCAAGGAGATCGTCGCCGCCGCGACCGACGCCAAGCCCAAGCTGCGCTACACCGCCGGCGGCATCACCGGACGCGTCCGCGCCATGCGGCGCATCGTCCCCACCCGCATGTTCGACCAGCAGCTGCGCAAGCTCAACCGCCTGCCCGCCGCCTGA